A window of Gossypium hirsutum isolate 1008001.06 chromosome D13, Gossypium_hirsutum_v2.1, whole genome shotgun sequence genomic DNA:
AGTCATGACTGCACGAATCTCGAACCTAAGAGCCACTTGTATAATTTTTACATGTTGTACAATTCAAACTTGGAACTTAATCTAGGAATGTGTGAATGCAATGGGGGAATCTGGAATGTAAAGAGATGAAATGCAATTTTTTCTGGATCTCTACCCTGTAATGAATGCAATCTATCCAAGTATGATCTTTGCCAGAAAAATTGAAATTTCCGACAAAATTGTTTCATGACTTGATGAATAGAAATTGAAACTCGAATTCACTCGTGTCCAGATTCGCATAGGATACGAGTGTTGGTCTATCAAAGACGagtatttcaagaaaaacaaagagcTGGAATCGATCGAAGTGACATAGCAGAAAAGTATTACTAGTCATGTAAGGAATATAATAATAGAAATCCACATTCTTGAAATTTTCTTTCTAACAAATTGCCCTTTGTGTTAGATTTCAATAGAACAAACATATGTACAAAATCAACAGTTGATGTTGCAGATAATGTAATGAAGAACATTAGTGCAGATCAACCTGAAGCTTGATAGACATGTATAAAAGTGCAAGGAGGGCACCTTGAGGGAGTGGAGCATATCTTGCTAGATTGGAGCCAACCCACATGGCTATGACCACCAGAACAACCACACTGCTGCTGGTTTTCCCACAAACCCAACTCGCAAACAAAAGACATAAAGTCAGCAAAACGCCGCCTCTTCCGCCTAAAACCCATGCAATTACGTAACCGATCTTATAGCCAGCATCCAGCTTTTTATCGAGTAGAGCCATTAGGCTGCTGAAGGTGAGAGAAAACTGAGACCCAAATGTCTGCAGCAAGAACAGCAATATGAAAGCAGATTTTATAACTTCTATAAATGACCCTCTCCCTTGTTGCAGGCTTTCTTTGTCGGTCTCATCACCAGTTTCTTCGTAAAAGGAAGAATATTCCTCATTTACTTCATATTGTTTTCGGAATCTTTCTTCTTGCATTTTTCGTTTGAGTTCAGCCCACCTATATATCCTAACCCCATCTTCATACTTGGGACTATGATTCCGCTTTCCTTTGTATGACCTCCCAACATCCTCTTGAAACGTAAGTGTTCGATCATACCTAATCCTTGT
This region includes:
- the LOC107888295 gene encoding J domain-containing protein DDB_G0295729 gives rise to the protein MQWYLLVGPTSIHGFPSSSSFSFIANGGNPSISAFPFNGSWRHPYNQHPSEHRNRWVPPSSSSFTPATGINGEQNHYTVLGVARNASSADIKRAYRLLARKYHPDVSKHSRASELFKSIRQAYEVLSNEVTRIRYDRTLTFQEDVGRSYKGKRNHSPKYEDGVRIYRWAELKRKMQEERFRKQYEVNEEYSSFYEETGDETDKESLQQGRGSFIEVIKSAFILLFLLQTFGSQFSLTFSSLMALLDKKLDAGYKIGYVIAWVLGGRGGVLLTLCLLFASWVCGKTSSSVVVLVVIAMWVGSNLARYAPLPQGALLALLYMSIKLQVDLH